Proteins co-encoded in one Longimicrobium sp. genomic window:
- a CDS encoding putative glycoside hydrolase: MNTQPLLRAAAIAAFALAAACGKDTPARTGGTSAGGDTSSATKTDSATATASPAAPGSTSQGDVRDNAPPQIRGLYINAYAAGSRTRFPQLLKMADETEINAFVVDVKDEKGIRYHTDLPLQHSLEQPGEVTLRDLKALVDTMHAHHIYAMARIVVFKDPILSKARPDWSVKAPGGGLWHDKKGNTWVSPWDPHVWDYNLAIAEQAARAGFDAIQFDYVRFAEPYKSLPPQIHPLAKGDRSDAIAAFLNEAKRRLHPLGVMIQADVFGLVPNDPGDVDIGQQWETVASTADHVNPMMYPSHYLPTHLPGVPKPDLMPYQTIFKSAGMARLRNDRLREVGVTPARVNVWLQAFNATWLGRNHQDYGPQQLREQKQGVYDVGFDDWILWSPGSHYEQVAAGLERETVSRRKPQYAPPADVLSTVNIFDRQGVRTAREKAARQAHGQIGNPQAAQAARQGAPEPNQPPTRTVPGQNAPAEAAPKATGGTR, from the coding sequence ATGAACACGCAACCCCTCCTCCGTGCGGCCGCCATCGCGGCGTTCGCCCTGGCCGCGGCGTGCGGCAAGGACACGCCCGCGCGCACCGGCGGCACGTCCGCGGGCGGCGACACGTCGTCCGCGACGAAGACGGACTCCGCCACCGCGACCGCCTCGCCCGCCGCCCCCGGCTCCACCTCGCAGGGCGACGTGCGCGACAACGCGCCCCCGCAGATCCGCGGGCTGTACATCAACGCCTACGCGGCCGGCTCGCGCACCCGCTTTCCGCAACTGCTGAAGATGGCGGACGAGACCGAGATCAACGCGTTCGTGGTGGACGTGAAGGACGAGAAGGGGATCCGCTACCACACCGACCTGCCGCTGCAGCACTCGCTGGAGCAGCCGGGCGAGGTCACGCTGCGCGACCTGAAGGCGCTGGTGGACACCATGCACGCGCACCACATCTACGCCATGGCGCGGATCGTGGTCTTCAAGGACCCCATCCTGAGCAAGGCCCGGCCCGACTGGAGCGTGAAGGCGCCCGGCGGCGGGCTGTGGCACGACAAGAAGGGGAACACCTGGGTGAGCCCGTGGGACCCGCACGTGTGGGACTACAACCTGGCCATCGCCGAGCAGGCGGCGCGCGCCGGGTTCGACGCCATCCAGTTCGACTACGTGCGCTTCGCCGAGCCGTACAAGAGCCTTCCGCCGCAGATCCATCCGCTCGCGAAGGGCGACCGCAGCGACGCCATCGCCGCGTTCCTGAACGAGGCCAAGCGCCGGCTGCACCCGCTGGGGGTGATGATCCAGGCCGACGTGTTCGGCCTGGTTCCCAACGACCCGGGCGACGTGGACATCGGGCAGCAGTGGGAGACGGTGGCCAGCACGGCCGACCACGTGAACCCGATGATGTATCCGTCGCACTACCTGCCGACCCACCTGCCCGGCGTGCCGAAGCCGGACCTGATGCCGTACCAGACCATCTTCAAGTCGGCGGGGATGGCGCGGCTGCGCAACGACCGGCTGCGCGAGGTGGGGGTGACGCCGGCGCGGGTGAACGTGTGGCTGCAGGCGTTCAACGCCACCTGGCTGGGGCGCAACCACCAGGACTACGGCCCGCAGCAGCTGCGCGAGCAGAAGCAGGGCGTGTACGACGTGGGGTTCGACGACTGGATCCTGTGGAGCCCGGGGTCGCACTACGAGCAGGTGGCGGCGGGGCTGGAGCGCGAGACGGTGTCGCGCCGCAAGCCGCAGTACGCGCCGCCCGCCGACGTGCTGTCGACGGTGAACATCTTCGACCGGCAGGGGGTGCGCACCGCGCGCGAGAAGGCGGCGCGGCAGGCGCACGGGCAGATCGGCAACCCGCAGGCGGCGCAGGCCGCGCGGCAGGGCGCCCCCGAGCCCAACCAGCCGCCCACACGCACCGTCCCCGGCCAGAACGCCCCCGCCGAGGCCGCCCCGAAGGCCACCGGCGGCACGCGCTGA
- a CDS encoding Ig-like domain-containing protein, with protein sequence MKAFRLFAAALMLPALAASCTDLPTGQARAPQKPRADLTGPFWINCTSSLTVGGTGHCSAYSYSGGFIYPSYWSTNPGVVSANSGGFLYGISPGAATIYASYGGYMASASVYVAPPPAPPVVTKVTVTSVSVAPGQSAQLTARAYDQYNNQMSGKTATWSIDNPAVATITSSGVVTGQALGSTTARATIDGVAGAGTVTVEDYQEPDNPMCGKYYC encoded by the coding sequence ATGAAAGCATTCCGTCTCTTCGCTGCCGCGCTCATGCTGCCCGCGCTGGCGGCGTCCTGCACGGATCTGCCGACCGGGCAGGCGCGGGCTCCCCAGAAGCCTCGCGCGGACCTCACCGGTCCGTTCTGGATCAACTGCACGAGCAGCCTCACGGTAGGGGGCACCGGACACTGCTCCGCCTACTCCTACTCCGGCGGCTTCATCTATCCCAGCTACTGGTCGACCAACCCGGGTGTGGTGAGCGCAAACAGTGGTGGCTTCTTGTACGGCATCTCTCCCGGTGCCGCGACGATCTACGCCTCCTACGGCGGCTACATGGCCTCCGCGTCCGTATACGTCGCCCCGCCCCCGGCGCCACCGGTGGTTACGAAAGTGACCGTGACCTCCGTGTCGGTGGCGCCTGGCCAGAGCGCGCAGCTCACGGCTCGTGCCTACGACCAGTACAACAACCAGATGAGCGGGAAGACCGCGACCTGGAGCATCGACAACCCCGCTGTCGCCACCATCACCTCGAGCGGCGTGGTGACGGGACAGGCCCTCGGCTCCACCACGGCTCGCGCCACGATCGACGGGGTGGCCGGCGCCGGCACCGTCACGGTGGAAGACTACCAGGAGCCCGACAACCCCATGTGCGGCAAGTACTACTGCTGA
- a CDS encoding M1 family metallopeptidase has protein sequence MVRKMMVLCALALSACGPGMRTAAPTPASIVMDTARRWNVRPVPVSEAFRRGLAAGTRTATGEPGARYWQQGVRYRIRAELDPQSTVLHGSERIVYRNRSPDALATVVLNLYQNIYTENAARNRRAPNTGGVTLQRVVAQGTTLAERPTASIGVVRAAENPAAGYAVEGTLARLVLPRPIAPGDSAVFEIDWHHRVPPAPTFRTAWEDALGARAFVVGQWYPQIAVYDDVNGWDATPYLGDGEFYLEYGDFDVDLTLPAGWIAGATGTLANAAEVLSAQTRERLARAAAGTDSVVHAVTAADLASGAALARPANGRLTWRFSARNVRDFAFATSDHYLWDAARAAVPDPAGGERTVAITALYRPGAPGWERAWRYGQHAISYLSSLVIPYAYDQATIAEGPIAGMEYPMLVFIHRAPTAESLEAVIAHELGHQWFPMMVGSDEARYAWMDEGVNSYHEDRAAADFFRGSDPRAGTRAAYLGVAGHDAEVPLMRHTDLVTPYGARTVAAYSKPAAVLVALRAVLGDNAFDRAMREYARSWSFRHPQPWDFFATFERVAGCDLDWFWTPWFFETGVLDQSIESVRAVSGGVEVVVRDRGDNPMPVIVAATSGNGVVAEAEAGVEEWLAHGGTRTVTVLVPTQGAATRVEIDPRQLLPDADRANNVWTPPAP, from the coding sequence ATGGTGAGGAAGATGATGGTGCTCTGCGCGCTGGCGCTGTCCGCGTGCGGGCCGGGGATGCGCACGGCGGCCCCGACGCCCGCGTCGATCGTGATGGACACGGCGCGGCGATGGAACGTGCGCCCGGTGCCGGTCTCCGAGGCGTTCCGGCGCGGCCTCGCGGCGGGGACCCGCACGGCCACGGGGGAGCCGGGCGCGCGCTACTGGCAGCAGGGCGTGCGCTACCGCATCCGCGCGGAGCTGGATCCACAGTCGACGGTGCTGCACGGCTCGGAGCGCATCGTCTACCGCAACCGCTCGCCGGACGCGCTCGCGACCGTCGTCCTCAACCTCTACCAGAACATCTACACCGAGAACGCGGCCCGGAACCGCCGCGCCCCCAACACCGGCGGCGTCACGCTGCAGCGCGTCGTGGCGCAGGGGACGACGCTGGCGGAGCGCCCCACGGCGAGCATCGGCGTCGTGCGCGCGGCGGAGAATCCCGCGGCGGGGTACGCGGTGGAGGGGACGCTCGCGCGGCTCGTCCTTCCGCGCCCCATCGCGCCGGGGGACAGCGCGGTGTTCGAGATCGACTGGCACCACAGGGTTCCGCCCGCGCCCACCTTCCGCACCGCGTGGGAGGACGCGCTGGGCGCCCGCGCGTTCGTCGTCGGCCAGTGGTATCCGCAGATCGCCGTGTACGACGACGTGAACGGGTGGGATGCCACGCCGTACCTGGGCGACGGCGAGTTCTACCTGGAGTACGGCGACTTCGACGTCGACCTCACGCTGCCCGCCGGGTGGATCGCCGGGGCGACGGGGACGCTGGCGAACGCGGCGGAGGTGCTGTCTGCCCAGACGCGTGAGCGCCTGGCTCGCGCCGCCGCGGGTACCGACAGCGTGGTGCACGCGGTCACCGCGGCGGACCTGGCGTCCGGCGCGGCGCTCGCCCGCCCGGCGAACGGGCGGCTGACGTGGCGCTTCTCCGCGCGAAACGTGCGCGACTTCGCCTTCGCCACGAGCGACCACTACCTGTGGGACGCGGCGCGGGCGGCGGTGCCGGACCCGGCCGGCGGCGAGCGGACGGTTGCCATCACCGCGCTGTACCGGCCGGGTGCGCCGGGGTGGGAGCGGGCGTGGCGCTACGGGCAGCACGCCATCTCCTATCTCTCCAGTCTCGTCATTCCCTACGCCTACGATCAGGCCACGATCGCGGAGGGGCCGATCGCGGGGATGGAGTACCCGATGCTGGTCTTCATCCACCGCGCGCCCACGGCGGAGAGCCTGGAGGCCGTCATCGCCCACGAGCTGGGGCACCAGTGGTTCCCCATGATGGTGGGCTCGGACGAGGCGCGGTACGCGTGGATGGACGAGGGGGTGAACAGCTACCACGAGGACCGCGCGGCCGCCGACTTCTTCCGCGGTAGCGACCCGCGCGCCGGCACCCGCGCCGCGTACCTGGGCGTGGCCGGGCACGACGCCGAGGTGCCGCTGATGCGCCACACCGACCTGGTCACGCCGTACGGCGCGCGGACGGTGGCGGCATACAGCAAGCCCGCCGCGGTGCTCGTCGCCCTCCGCGCCGTGCTGGGCGACAACGCGTTCGACCGGGCGATGCGGGAGTACGCGCGGAGCTGGTCGTTCCGCCACCCGCAGCCGTGGGACTTCTTCGCCACCTTCGAGCGGGTGGCCGGGTGCGACCTGGACTGGTTCTGGACGCCGTGGTTCTTCGAGACCGGCGTGCTGGACCAGTCTATCGAGTCCGTCCGTGCGGTCAGCGGCGGCGTGGAGGTGGTCGTCCGCGACCGCGGCGACAACCCGATGCCCGTGATCGTCGCCGCGACGTCGGGGAACGGTGTGGTCGCCGAGGCGGAGGCGGGCGTGGAGGAGTGGCTGGCGCACGGCGGCACGCGGACGGTCACCGTCCTGGTCCCCACGCAGGGCGCGGCGACGCGCGTGGAGATCGACCCGCGGCAGCTCCTCCCCGACGCCGACCGCGCCAACAACGTGTGGACGCCGCCGGCGCCGTAG
- a CDS encoding M1 family metallopeptidase: MSIRFVYSAALLGAVLSACAPVAEPIVAPVPRGAAGDTAARPLLQPVPVIPEYMAAVQRGTRGTTGAPGPRYWQQRQRYSIQARVAPDSLRVSGRERVVYFNHSPDALRFVVLNLYQNLFRNVTGGLTMTRVAAQGQTLARLSSMQVEQNLAAVNVAAGWFENGSLGRIYLPRPLAPGDSAVFEFEWSFRVPPSTAPRTGYEDALGGRVLQVAQWYPQLAVYDDVMGADVTPYTGNAEFYLDYGDFDYSVTAPAGWLVAGTGTLQNPEQVLTPEVRQRLAQAMQQDSPVHVVGHEAENLGRGTLQGDGGMVTWRYTAQNVRDVAWATSNRYNWDAMRAPIPQAGGGVKYIPAYAFYRTGAPFWDHAVRHGAHAISFLSREEVPYIYPQITVTEGPVYGMEYPMIVFVGRPPTGGEKELYAVVGHEVGHEWFPMMVGGDEAVAVWMDEGINTYQEALAYNDYWRGTDHWTEPRGYYLTVAGRRGDVPLMRNGESLDNESLGVAGYYKPGLVMRALRATLGDSVFHTAMRTYMNEWMLKHPYPWDFFNTFERVAGRDLDWFWYPWFFTNATLDLGLGTVTPGAGNVTVTVRDVGQVPAPAFVVVTTDAGVVRQTIPAERFLNPPNQRAVTITIPVQGRVTRVEIDPEQQFPDVNRRNNVWTGQ, from the coding sequence TTGTCCATCCGGTTCGTTTACAGCGCGGCGCTGCTGGGCGCCGTCCTCTCGGCGTGTGCGCCCGTGGCGGAGCCCATCGTGGCGCCCGTGCCGCGCGGCGCCGCCGGCGACACCGCCGCGCGCCCGCTGCTGCAGCCCGTGCCCGTGATCCCCGAGTACATGGCGGCCGTGCAGCGCGGCACCCGCGGCACCACCGGCGCGCCGGGCCCCCGCTACTGGCAGCAGCGCCAGCGCTACAGCATCCAGGCGCGGGTGGCGCCGGACTCGCTGCGCGTGAGCGGCCGCGAGCGCGTGGTGTACTTCAACCACTCGCCCGACGCGCTGCGCTTCGTCGTCCTCAACCTCTACCAGAACCTGTTCCGCAACGTCACCGGCGGGCTGACCATGACGCGCGTGGCCGCGCAGGGGCAGACGCTGGCGCGCCTCAGCTCCATGCAGGTGGAGCAGAACCTGGCGGCGGTGAACGTGGCGGCGGGGTGGTTCGAGAACGGCTCGCTGGGCCGCATCTACCTCCCGCGCCCGCTGGCGCCGGGCGACAGCGCGGTGTTCGAGTTCGAGTGGAGCTTCCGCGTGCCGCCCTCCACCGCGCCGCGCACCGGCTACGAGGACGCGCTGGGTGGCCGGGTGCTGCAGGTGGCGCAGTGGTATCCCCAGCTCGCCGTGTACGACGACGTGATGGGCGCCGACGTGACGCCGTACACCGGCAACGCCGAGTTCTACCTGGACTACGGCGACTTCGACTACTCGGTCACCGCGCCGGCGGGGTGGCTGGTGGCGGGAACGGGAACGCTGCAGAACCCCGAGCAGGTGCTGACCCCCGAGGTGCGCCAGCGCCTCGCGCAGGCCATGCAGCAGGACTCGCCGGTGCACGTGGTGGGGCACGAGGCCGAGAACCTGGGGCGCGGCACGCTGCAGGGCGACGGGGGGATGGTGACCTGGCGCTACACCGCGCAGAACGTGCGCGACGTGGCCTGGGCCACCAGCAACCGCTACAACTGGGACGCCATGCGCGCCCCCATCCCGCAGGCGGGGGGCGGGGTGAAGTACATCCCCGCGTACGCCTTCTACCGCACCGGCGCGCCCTTCTGGGACCACGCGGTGCGGCACGGCGCGCACGCCATCTCCTTCCTGAGCCGCGAGGAGGTGCCGTACATCTACCCGCAGATCACGGTCACCGAGGGGCCGGTGTACGGGATGGAGTACCCGATGATCGTGTTCGTGGGACGGCCGCCCACGGGGGGCGAGAAGGAGCTGTACGCCGTGGTGGGCCACGAGGTGGGGCACGAGTGGTTCCCCATGATGGTGGGCGGCGACGAGGCCGTGGCGGTGTGGATGGACGAGGGGATCAACACCTACCAGGAAGCGCTGGCGTACAACGACTACTGGCGCGGCACCGACCACTGGACCGAGCCGCGTGGCTACTACCTGACGGTGGCCGGCCGCCGCGGCGACGTGCCGCTGATGCGCAACGGCGAGTCGCTGGACAACGAGTCGCTCGGGGTCGCGGGCTACTACAAGCCGGGGCTGGTGATGCGGGCGCTGCGGGCCACGCTGGGCGACTCGGTGTTCCACACGGCCATGCGCACCTACATGAACGAGTGGATGCTGAAGCACCCGTATCCGTGGGACTTCTTCAACACCTTCGAGCGGGTGGCGGGGCGCGACCTGGACTGGTTCTGGTACCCGTGGTTCTTCACCAACGCCACGCTGGACCTGGGGCTGGGCACGGTGACGCCGGGCGCGGGGAACGTGACGGTGACGGTGCGCGACGTGGGCCAGGTGCCCGCCCCCGCCTTCGTGGTGGTGACGACCGATGCCGGCGTGGTGCGGCAGACCATTCCCGCGGAGCGCTTCCTGAACCCGCCCAACCAGCGCGCGGTGACCATCACCATCCCGGTGCAGGGGCGGGTGACGCGGGTGGAGATCGACCCCGAGCAGCAGTTCCCGGACGTGAACCGCCGCAACAACGTGTGGACCGGGCAGTGA
- a CDS encoding GNAT family N-acetyltransferase has product MMAAAPAALPVPTVFPLIPAHLHDKGGRVFTVRELRAEDRAALEDFYDAFDPKRAAQGLPPDGRPRVARWLDQVLPNGTHLAVERDGRLIGHAMLIPTGKPGVNEYAIFLSREVRGQGVGTQVNRLSVELARSMELRGLWLSVEPHNRPALRSYEKAGFRFVPGTIFSPEVEMEMAL; this is encoded by the coding sequence ATGATGGCCGCCGCCCCCGCCGCCCTCCCGGTGCCCACCGTGTTTCCCCTCATCCCCGCCCACCTCCACGACAAGGGAGGCCGCGTGTTCACCGTACGGGAGCTGCGCGCGGAAGACCGCGCCGCCCTGGAAGACTTCTACGACGCCTTCGACCCCAAGCGCGCCGCGCAGGGGCTGCCCCCCGACGGCCGCCCGCGCGTGGCCCGCTGGCTGGACCAGGTGCTCCCCAACGGCACGCACCTGGCCGTGGAGCGCGACGGCCGCCTGATCGGCCACGCCATGCTGATCCCCACCGGCAAGCCGGGGGTGAACGAGTACGCCATCTTCCTTTCGCGCGAGGTGCGCGGGCAGGGGGTGGGCACGCAGGTGAACCGCCTCTCCGTCGAGCTGGCGCGGTCGATGGAGCTGCGCGGACTCTGGCTTTCGGTCGAGCCGCACAACCGCCCGGCGCTGCGCAGCTACGAGAAGGCCGGCTTCCGCTTCGTCCCCGGCACCATCTTCTCCCCCGAGGTGGAGATGGAGATGGCACTGTAG
- a CDS encoding acetoin utilization protein AcuC has protein sequence MSEHRTALIWDPAVTAYQFRPDHPFNPKRLELTVSLIEAMGLAGGERTPIVAPRQATDAELLRVHSPEYIDAVKRFSAPGADVSDAWRWGLGTDDTPVFPGMHEVTSLVCGGSIRAAELVMGGEVTRAFNLCGGLHHAHRDRGSGFCVYSDLAAAIAWIREAHGARVMYLDYDAHHGDGVQGIFYQDPEVLTLSIHESGRYLFPGTGFVDELGDGEGYGYSLNLPLDPFTEDGSWTSIQAKLIPEAAEAFRPDVIVLQNGCDGHMLDPLTHLRASTRLYEETVRVVCETADRLCGGRVVATGGGGYAVWSVVPRAWTLVWAGLSGQQAPDAIPREWLDRWQGESPELLPERLRDPEGAYPPVPRRDEIEATNRRTFESLRRQAYPLLRGWGLGF, from the coding sequence GTGAGCGAGCACCGCACGGCGCTGATCTGGGACCCCGCGGTCACCGCCTACCAGTTCCGCCCCGACCACCCGTTCAACCCCAAGCGCCTGGAGCTCACCGTCTCCCTCATCGAGGCGATGGGTCTCGCCGGCGGCGAGCGCACGCCGATCGTCGCGCCCCGCCAGGCGACGGACGCCGAGCTTCTGCGCGTCCATTCGCCCGAGTACATCGATGCGGTGAAGCGCTTCAGCGCGCCGGGCGCCGACGTCTCGGACGCGTGGCGGTGGGGATTGGGGACCGACGACACGCCGGTCTTCCCCGGAATGCACGAGGTGACGTCGCTGGTCTGCGGCGGCTCGATCCGCGCGGCCGAGCTGGTGATGGGCGGCGAGGTAACGCGCGCCTTCAACCTCTGCGGCGGGCTGCACCACGCGCACCGCGACCGCGGATCCGGCTTCTGCGTGTACAGCGACCTGGCCGCGGCCATCGCCTGGATCCGCGAGGCGCACGGCGCGCGGGTGATGTACCTCGACTACGACGCCCACCACGGCGACGGGGTGCAGGGGATCTTCTACCAGGACCCCGAGGTACTCACCCTCTCCATCCACGAGTCGGGGCGATACCTCTTTCCCGGCACCGGCTTCGTGGACGAGCTGGGCGACGGCGAGGGATACGGCTACTCGCTGAACCTGCCGCTGGACCCGTTCACCGAGGACGGCTCCTGGACCTCGATCCAGGCCAAGCTGATCCCCGAGGCGGCCGAGGCCTTCCGCCCCGACGTGATCGTCCTGCAGAACGGCTGCGACGGCCACATGCTGGACCCGCTCACCCACCTGCGCGCATCCACCCGGCTGTACGAGGAGACCGTCCGCGTGGTGTGCGAGACGGCGGACCGCCTGTGCGGCGGCCGGGTCGTCGCCACCGGCGGCGGCGGGTACGCGGTGTGGAGCGTGGTTCCCCGCGCGTGGACGCTGGTGTGGGCGGGGCTCAGCGGGCAGCAGGCGCCCGACGCCATCCCGCGCGAGTGGCTGGACCGGTGGCAGGGGGAGAGCCCGGAGCTCCTGCCCGAGCGCCTGCGCGACCCCGAGGGCGCCTACCCGCCCGTCCCCCGCCGCGACGAGATCGAGGCCACCAACCGCCGCACCTTCGAGTCGCTGCGCCGGCAGGCGTACCCGCTGCTGCGCGGCTGGGGGCTGGGGTTCTGA
- a CDS encoding CBS and ACT domain-containing protein, translated as MLVKNRMTAEPVTVTPEDSLAHALRLTREHRVRHLPVVRNGELVGILSDRDIRLAMPSPIEVADPERAAMLERTPVERVMTREVITAGPFDAVEDAAEQICRHRIGALPVVDAHGHLLGVITETDVVVAFAEVLAAGGPSSRLEVSIADRPGELARLLAIIGGELKLNVTSLMVLPDGKDGRKTAVLHVATIDPREAIEALERAGATVGWPSLEADLRRGMDA; from the coding sequence ATGCTGGTCAAGAACCGCATGACCGCGGAGCCCGTGACCGTGACGCCGGAGGACTCCCTGGCGCACGCGCTGCGGCTCACGCGCGAGCACCGCGTCCGCCACCTTCCCGTGGTGCGCAACGGCGAGCTGGTCGGCATCCTCTCCGACCGCGACATCCGGCTGGCGATGCCGTCTCCCATCGAGGTGGCCGACCCCGAGCGCGCCGCCATGCTGGAGCGCACCCCCGTGGAGCGGGTGATGACGCGCGAGGTGATCACCGCCGGCCCGTTCGACGCGGTGGAAGACGCGGCCGAGCAGATCTGCCGCCACCGCATCGGCGCGCTTCCCGTGGTCGACGCGCACGGGCATCTGCTGGGCGTCATCACCGAGACCGACGTGGTGGTGGCCTTCGCAGAGGTGCTGGCGGCGGGCGGGCCGTCGTCGCGGCTGGAAGTCTCCATCGCCGACCGGCCGGGAGAATTGGCGCGCCTCCTCGCGATCATCGGCGGCGAGCTGAAGCTGAATGTCACCAGCCTGATGGTGCTGCCGGACGGAAAGGACGGGCGGAAGACGGCGGTGCTGCACGTCGCGACGATCGATCCGCGCGAGGCGATCGAGGCGCTGGAGCGCGCGGGCGCCACGGTCGGCTGGCCCTCGCTCGAGGCGGACCTGCGCCGGGGGATGGACGCGTGA
- a CDS encoding DUF3293 domain-containing protein, giving the protein MSDSDLLHAYLATVWTVHGPGGEVEVRPGRSAPPPLRPAGIVTAWNPASAQLSLDENERADGQLRARIAAAGLIAWPTLAHGTGDDGSWDEPGWCLRGDVRGDAIRLGAEFGQNAIVWIDAEGGVTIVCTRARFCGGEIGEVLDAR; this is encoded by the coding sequence GTGAGCGACTCCGACCTCCTGCACGCCTACCTCGCCACCGTCTGGACCGTCCATGGTCCCGGCGGTGAGGTCGAGGTGCGCCCGGGCCGCTCCGCGCCGCCGCCGCTCCGCCCCGCCGGCATCGTCACCGCCTGGAACCCGGCCTCCGCGCAGCTTTCGCTGGATGAGAACGAGCGCGCCGACGGCCAGCTCCGCGCCCGCATCGCCGCCGCGGGACTCATTGCGTGGCCGACGCTCGCGCACGGGACGGGGGATGACGGGTCGTGGGACGAGCCCGGCTGGTGCCTCCGCGGCGACGTGCGCGGCGACGCCATCCGGCTCGGCGCGGAGTTCGGCCAGAACGCGATCGTGTGGATCGATGCGGAGGGCGGGGTGACGATCGTCTGCACCCGCGCGAGGTTCTGTGGCGGGGAGATCGGGGAGGTACTGGATGCCCGGTAG
- a CDS encoding serine/threonine-protein kinase has product MAAVAKPRYQGLVAARRWEHDPARPRAEFSLAVGDRVGELTVIGHLARGRFTELYQVWSNRHWCALTAKIVAPEHMGKGNLPASLRKEERVLARVRHPNIVQVFGTGDADGRHYLLMEYLAGPSLFDVLESLPKRRLHVPDAIRAVMHVGAAVHYLHRCGWLYRDLKPGNVHLREGIPVLLDFDVVWTLGKEARRPGDRLGTAPYMAPEQVLREPLAPATDVYGLGALLYELLTGKWPTEEFEEDEDEDWFDEDDDDFEPRTALPPVSPDGTPRNLTTRELTMRYPQISQEVVPPRQRNSQVTPELERLILRALERDPARRFQTVSGMLAALAPLLKGRHRLWPENAPVERRSDTVTR; this is encoded by the coding sequence ATGGCGGCAGTCGCAAAGCCGCGCTACCAGGGATTGGTGGCCGCGCGCCGGTGGGAGCACGACCCGGCGCGCCCGCGCGCCGAGTTCTCGCTGGCGGTCGGCGACCGCGTGGGCGAGCTGACCGTGATCGGCCACCTGGCGCGCGGACGCTTCACCGAGCTGTACCAGGTGTGGAGCAACCGGCACTGGTGCGCGCTGACCGCCAAGATCGTGGCGCCCGAGCACATGGGAAAGGGCAATCTCCCGGCATCGCTGCGCAAGGAGGAGCGCGTGCTGGCGCGGGTGCGGCACCCCAACATCGTGCAGGTGTTCGGCACCGGCGACGCCGACGGGCGCCACTACCTGCTCATGGAGTACCTGGCCGGCCCCTCGCTCTTCGACGTGCTGGAGAGCCTGCCCAAGCGCCGCCTGCACGTTCCCGACGCCATCCGCGCGGTGATGCACGTGGGCGCCGCCGTGCACTACCTCCACCGCTGCGGCTGGCTGTACCGCGACCTGAAGCCGGGCAACGTGCACCTCCGCGAGGGGATCCCCGTCCTCCTGGACTTCGACGTGGTCTGGACGCTGGGGAAGGAGGCGCGCCGCCCCGGCGACCGGCTGGGAACGGCGCCGTACATGGCCCCCGAGCAGGTGCTGCGCGAGCCCCTGGCCCCGGCGACGGACGTCTACGGCCTGGGCGCGCTGCTGTACGAGCTGCTGACCGGAAAGTGGCCCACCGAGGAGTTCGAGGAAGACGAGGACGAGGACTGGTTCGACGAGGACGACGACGATTTCGAGCCGCGGACCGCGCTCCCGCCGGTGAGCCCCGACGGGACGCCGCGGAACCTGACCACGCGCGAGCTGACGATGCGCTACCCGCAGATCTCGCAGGAGGTGGTCCCCCCGCGCCAGCGCAACTCGCAGGTCACCCCGGAGCTGGAGCGGCTGATCCTGCGCGCTCTGGAGCGCGACCCGGCCAGGCGCTTCCAGACCGTCAGCGGCATGCTCGCCGCCCTCGCGCCGCTGCTCAAGGGCCGCCACCGCCTCTGGCCCGAGAACGCGCCCGTCGAGCGCCGCAGCGATACCGTAACGCGGTAG